The following coding sequences lie in one Anomaloglossus baeobatrachus isolate aAnoBae1 chromosome 7, aAnoBae1.hap1, whole genome shotgun sequence genomic window:
- the ALKBH5 gene encoding RNA demethylase ALKBH5, whose protein sequence is MSSSGYSDLREKLQSLSRDPPPPAAMKKRKQPASDTEEEEEGALSDAAEEEEARKVRSGIRQVRLFSPEECSRIEAKIDEVVSRADKGLYREHTVDRAPLRNKYFFGEGYTYGAQLQKRGPGQERLYPKGEVDDIPEWVHELVIRRLVERRVIPEGFVNSAVINDYQPGGCIVSHVDPIHIFERPIVSVSFFSDSALCFGCKFQFKPIRVSEPVLFLPVRRGSVTVLSGYAADEITHCIRPQDIKERRAVVILRKTRTEAPRLETKSLGSSSHPERLSGSNRQHVLKPKRSHRKADPDAAHRPRILEMDKEENRRSVLLPKPRRRSNFSSENYWRRPYDYVDNYTDTGEDEDSPARKVKMRRH, encoded by the exons ATGTCCTCCAGCGGTTACAGCGACCTGCGGGAGAAGCTACAGTCTCTGTCCCGGGATCCCCCGCCGCCTGCCGCGATGAAGAAACGGAAGCAGCCGGCCTCGGAcaccgaggaggaggaggagggggcgctgTCGGACGCGGCGGAGGAGGAGGAAGCCCGGAAGGTGCGCTCCGGGATCCGGCAGGTGCGCCTCTTCTCCCCGGAGGAATGTTCCCGGATCGAGGCCAAGATCGACGAGGTGGTGTCCCGCGCCGACAAGGGGCTGTACCGGGAGCACACGGTGGACCGCGCGCCGCTGCGCAACAAGTACTTCTTCGGGGAAGGCTACACGTACGGGGCGCAGCTGCAGAAGCGCGGGCCGGGCCAGGAGCGCCTGTACCCCAAGGGCGAGGTGGACGACATCCCCGAGTGGGTGCACGAGCTGGTGATCCGGCGCCTGGTGGAGCGGCGCGTCATCCCCGAGGGCTTCGTCAACAGCGCCGTCATCAACGACTACCAGCCCGGCGGCTGCATCGTGTCCCACGTGGACCCCATCCACATCTTCGAGCGGCCGATCGTCTCCGTGTCCTTCTTCAGCGACTCCGCGCTCTGCTTCGGGTGCAAGTTCCAGTTCAAGCCGATCCGAGTGTCAGAACCCGTGCTCTTCCTGCCGGTGCGGCGGGGCAGCGTCACCGTGCTCAG TGGATACGCAGCCGATGAGATCACGCACTGCATCCGACCCCAGGACATCAAGGAGCGGCGTGCCGTCGTCATACTTAGGAA AACAAGAACAGAAGCTCCGCGGCTAGAAACCAAGTCCCTGGGCAGCAGCTCTCACCCCGAGAGGTTATCCGGCAGTAACCGACAACACGTCCTGAAACCAAAGCGGTCCCACCGCAAGGCTGACCCCGACGCAGCTCACCG ACCTCGCATTCTCGAAATGGATAAAGAGGAGAACAGAAGATCCGTGCTTTTACCAAAACCGAGGAGACGAAGCAACTTCAGCTCTGAGAACTATTGGCGGAGGCCTTATGATTATGTGGACAACTATACAGATACGGGAGAGGACGAggacagcccggcccgcaaagtaaAAATGAGGCGCCATTGA